A single region of the Candidatus Bipolaricaulota bacterium genome encodes:
- a CDS encoding NAD(P)H-hydrate dehydratase codes for MNKVLKAAQIKTLDRAAVAAGIPAEALMENAGSGVARIVARYAPGKRVVAICGKGGNGGDALVAARILVRAGFRVRAFTTAPIEDMIDPTRTNARALSALDPRAVRPLADDLTPLMRAAAAADVVIDGLFGIGVDRPVTGRYAAVIEAINRAPGLRVAVDLPSGLPSDSGIPIGPAVRAELTACMAAYKPAHLLYPAREYCGRIELIPVGYPGMLWKGVVPIAQVTDESWVRDHLPGRSPAGHKGTFGRVLIVAGSLGMSGAAIMSALGALRAGAGLVTVACPRSILPIVGTAVPEVLTIPLPDSDGHLAPSALRPLIEASSRVDVVAIGPGLGRAPETGTLVRSLLEEIEAPLVLDADGLYPLTARLDALAPVAGRAVLTPHPGEMARLVGRRAEEVDTERIKIARSFAKDHGVTLLLKGRPTAIGTPEGEVFLNPTGNTGLATGGSGDVLTGLIAGLIAGGVSPADAAVVGAYVHGRAAELLSRDRAERSVIPRDLIQSLPYAFKELEDA; via the coding sequence ATGAATAAAGTCTTGAAAGCAGCGCAGATAAAAACCCTCGATCGGGCGGCGGTGGCGGCCGGGATCCCGGCGGAAGCCCTGATGGAGAACGCGGGGAGTGGAGTCGCCCGCATCGTCGCACGCTACGCCCCGGGGAAGCGCGTTGTCGCCATCTGCGGCAAAGGGGGAAACGGCGGTGACGCCCTCGTCGCTGCCCGGATCCTCGTTCGCGCCGGGTTCCGGGTACGGGCGTTCACCACTGCTCCGATCGAAGACATGATCGATCCCACCCGTACTAACGCTCGCGCCCTCTCCGCCCTCGATCCCCGGGCTGTCCGTCCCCTCGCTGACGACCTGACTCCCCTGATGCGTGCTGCCGCGGCGGCGGATGTGGTGATCGACGGGTTGTTCGGGATCGGGGTCGATCGGCCGGTCACGGGACGGTATGCCGCTGTGATAGAGGCGATCAATCGGGCACCTGGGCTCCGAGTCGCGGTCGACCTCCCGAGCGGGCTCCCCTCGGACTCCGGAATTCCGATTGGGCCGGCAGTCAGAGCTGAGCTGACCGCGTGCATGGCCGCGTACAAGCCCGCTCACCTCCTCTATCCCGCGCGGGAGTACTGCGGGAGGATCGAGCTCATCCCGGTCGGGTATCCGGGAATGCTGTGGAAGGGAGTCGTCCCGATCGCTCAAGTGACGGACGAAAGCTGGGTGCGCGACCATCTTCCGGGTCGTTCACCAGCCGGGCACAAAGGGACGTTCGGGCGTGTCCTCATCGTCGCCGGATCGCTTGGGATGAGCGGTGCGGCGATCATGTCCGCCCTCGGGGCTCTCCGCGCCGGAGCGGGACTCGTCACCGTCGCCTGCCCGCGCTCGATCCTTCCGATCGTCGGGACCGCTGTACCCGAGGTGCTCACGATTCCGCTCCCGGATTCCGACGGACACCTCGCTCCTTCCGCACTGCGCCCGCTTATAGAGGCAAGTTCCCGCGTTGACGTTGTGGCGATCGGACCCGGGCTGGGGCGCGCCCCGGAGACGGGGACGCTGGTCCGCAGCTTGTTGGAGGAGATCGAAGCGCCGCTCGTGCTCGATGCCGATGGGCTTTATCCTCTTACCGCGCGGCTCGATGCGCTCGCCCCGGTCGCCGGACGCGCTGTCCTCACTCCACATCCAGGGGAGATGGCACGGCTGGTCGGACGGAGAGCGGAAGAGGTCGACACCGAGCGGATCAAGATCGCGCGTTCCTTCGCAAAGGACCATGGAGTCACTCTCCTTCTCAAGGGACGACCGACCGCGATCGGGACGCCGGAGGGTGAGGTCTTCCTCAATCCGACCGGGAACACCGGACTCGCCACTGGAGGGAGCGGGGATGTCCTCACCGGGCTTATCGCCGGGCTCATCGCCGGAGGGGTGTCCCCTGCGGACGCCGCCGTCGTAGGAGCGTACGTGCACGGCCGTGCCGCCGAGCTTTTATCCCGCGATCGGGCGGAGCGGTCGGTCATCCCCCGCGACCTGATCCAGTCCCTCCCGTACGCGTTCAAGGAGTTGGAGGATGCCTGA